Part of the Thermococcus barossii genome is shown below.
CCCTGGCTCTACGACGGCATAGCAGAGATGGCCAGAAAAGCCGGGATCCCAATGCCCAGGATATACATTCTGGACGACTACATACCGAACGCGTACTCCTTCAAAAACACCATAGTGCTCTCCCTCGGCCTCTTCGAGGTGCTCGACAGGGAGGAGATTCTTGCCGTTGCCGCCCACGAGCTCGGCCACATAAAGAACGGTGACACAAAGGTGTTCCCAGTACTGGCGTACGGCAGGTACCTCATGATGGTTTTCACCGGAATCCTGATACTCCTCGCACACAGGCCGAGCGTTACGCTGGCGGCACTGCTCCTCTACGGCCTCTACGAGGTCGCCAGGGCAAACTTCCTTAAGGGCAGGGAATTCCTGGCAGACGAGTCGGCTCTCAGACTCCTGGACGTGCCCATGAGCCTAAAGCACGCCCTTGAGGAGCTCAAGTACTACGAGGACCTGAGGGCCGATGTAAGGCTGAGCGCCGTGCCCAGCATAGAGCCCAGCATAGAGAGGCGCCAGAAGGTTCCGAGGATAGAAACCCACCCGAGCTACGATGAGAGGATATTCAGGATACTCGTTGAAATTCACGGCAACAATATGTTCAACCAGCGCATGATGCAGTGATGCCCCATGGCGGTGGAGATAGTACTGGACAAGGAAAGGGCCGAGAGAATAAAGCGCATACGTCCGACCAAGGACGAGTACTTCATGCTCATAGCCAAGCTCGTTTCACTGAGGGCGACCTGTCCTCGCCTCAGGGTGGGCGCGGTTGCCGTGAAGGACGGCTACATCCTCGCCACCGGCTACAACGGGGCCCCGAGGGGCATGGAGCACTGCATTGACGTGGGCTGTCTCATCGTTGATGGCCACTGCCACAGGGCGGTTCACGCGGAGCAGAACGTCATAGCCATGGCGGCAAGGAAGGGCATAAGCCTCGAGGGAGCGACGCTCTACGTCACCCACTTCCCCTGCGACACCTGCTTCAAGCTGGTGATAAACGCCGGCATAAGGGAGATAGTTTACGAGGAGATGTACCCCAACGAGGCGACGGAAATCCTCCTGAGGGAGGCACAGGAGAAGGAAATAGTCAGGATAAGGCAGTTCAGGCTCCCAAAGGAGAGGGTGAAGGCATTTCTGGAGGAGCTCTTCGGGGAGTTCGTGGATT
Proteins encoded:
- a CDS encoding M48 family metallopeptidase — encoded protein: MLFIIMALEVLLAVMALKELGLKIAAAAFGSILLLYFWVSTREVKGNYVTLQRSEMPWLYDGIAEMARKAGIPMPRIYILDDYIPNAYSFKNTIVLSLGLFEVLDREEILAVAAHELGHIKNGDTKVFPVLAYGRYLMMVFTGILILLAHRPSVTLAALLLYGLYEVARANFLKGREFLADESALRLLDVPMSLKHALEELKYYEDLRADVRLSAVPSIEPSIERRQKVPRIETHPSYDERIFRILVEIHGNNMFNQRMMQ
- a CDS encoding deoxycytidylate deaminase, with amino-acid sequence MAVEIVLDKERAERIKRIRPTKDEYFMLIAKLVSLRATCPRLRVGAVAVKDGYILATGYNGAPRGMEHCIDVGCLIVDGHCHRAVHAEQNVIAMAARKGISLEGATLYVTHFPCDTCFKLVINAGIREIVYEEMYPNEATEILLREAQEKEIVRIRQFRLPKERVKAFLEELFGEFVD